The Amycolatopsis mongoliensis genome includes a window with the following:
- the trpB gene encoding tryptophan synthase subunit beta, with protein sequence MTEKHDKHDPDERGYYGPYGGRFMPEALIGVVDEVATEYEKARHDPGFLNEFNRLLKDYAGRPSLLTEAKRFGEHAGGARVFLKREDLNHTGSHKINNVLGQALLTKRMGKKRVIAETGAGQHGVATATACALLDLDCVVYMGEVDTERQALNVARMRLLGAEVIPVKTGSRTLKDAINEALRDWVTNADTTHYLFGTAAGPAPFPAMVRNFHHVIGTEAREQILEQAGRLPDVVAACVGGGSNAIGIFSGFYDDPSVRLVGLEPGGEGIEGNRHGATLTKGSPGNLHGAMTYLLQDEDGQTVESHSISAGLDYPGVGPEHAWLKDTGRAEYRPITDAQAMDAFKLLSRTEGIIPAIESAHALAGALDLGRELGPEGLIVVNLSGRGDKDMDTAAKWFGLVNE encoded by the coding sequence GTGACGGAGAAGCACGACAAGCACGACCCGGACGAGCGCGGCTACTACGGCCCGTACGGCGGGCGGTTCATGCCGGAGGCGCTGATCGGCGTCGTCGACGAGGTCGCGACCGAGTACGAGAAGGCCCGGCACGACCCGGGGTTCCTGAACGAGTTCAACCGCCTGCTGAAGGACTACGCCGGCCGCCCGTCGCTGCTCACGGAGGCCAAGCGCTTCGGCGAGCACGCCGGCGGCGCCCGGGTGTTCCTCAAGCGGGAGGACCTCAACCACACCGGCTCGCACAAGATCAACAACGTGCTGGGCCAGGCGCTGCTCACCAAGCGGATGGGCAAGAAGCGGGTCATCGCCGAGACCGGCGCGGGCCAGCACGGCGTCGCGACGGCCACCGCGTGCGCGCTGCTCGACCTCGACTGCGTCGTCTACATGGGCGAGGTCGACACCGAGCGCCAGGCGCTGAACGTGGCCCGCATGCGGCTGCTCGGCGCCGAGGTGATCCCGGTCAAGACCGGTTCGCGGACGCTGAAGGACGCGATCAACGAGGCGCTGCGCGACTGGGTCACCAACGCCGACACCACGCACTACCTGTTCGGCACGGCGGCCGGCCCGGCGCCGTTCCCGGCGATGGTCCGCAACTTCCACCACGTCATCGGCACCGAGGCCCGCGAGCAGATCCTCGAGCAGGCCGGCCGCCTGCCCGACGTCGTCGCCGCGTGCGTCGGCGGCGGGTCGAACGCGATCGGCATCTTCTCCGGCTTCTACGACGACCCGTCGGTGCGGCTGGTCGGCCTGGAGCCGGGCGGCGAGGGCATCGAGGGCAACCGCCACGGCGCGACGCTCACGAAGGGCTCGCCGGGCAACCTGCACGGCGCGATGACGTACCTGCTGCAGGACGAGGACGGCCAGACGGTCGAGTCGCACTCGATCTCGGCCGGGCTGGACTACCCGGGCGTCGGCCCGGAGCACGCGTGGCTGAAGGACACCGGCCGCGCCGAGTACCGCCCGATCACCGACGCCCAGGCGATGGACGCGTTCAAGCTCCTGTCCCGCACCGAGGGCATCATCCCGGCGATCGAGTCGGCGCACGCGCTGGCCGGCGCGCTGGACCTGGGCCGCGAGCTGGGCCCCGAGGGCCTGATCGTGGTGAACCTGTCCGGGCGCGGCGACAAGGACATGGACACGGCGGCGAAGTGGTTCGGACTGGTGAACGAATGA
- the trpA gene encoding tryptophan synthase subunit alpha has product MSGLDDLFATTRAEGRGALIGYLPAGFPTVEGSKDLIAATIDGGADLIEVGVPYSDPVMDGPTIQAASVTALDNGFRLKHVFEVVESISARGGRAVVMTYWNPVHRYGVDRFSRDLAAAGGLGLITPDLIPDEAGEWMTASEAHGLDRTFLVAPSSSEERLAKTAAASSGFIYATAVMGVTGARDQVGAGAETLVRRTRAHTSLPIGIGLGVRSGDQAAEVASFADAVIVGSALVTAAAEGPAGVRRLSEELADGVRRAVATA; this is encoded by the coding sequence ATGAGCGGCCTCGACGACCTCTTCGCCACGACGCGCGCGGAAGGCCGCGGGGCCCTGATCGGGTACCTCCCGGCGGGCTTCCCGACGGTCGAGGGCTCGAAGGACCTCATCGCGGCCACGATCGACGGCGGTGCCGACCTGATCGAGGTCGGCGTCCCGTACTCGGACCCGGTGATGGACGGCCCGACCATCCAGGCCGCGTCGGTGACCGCACTGGACAACGGCTTCCGCCTCAAGCACGTGTTCGAGGTCGTCGAGTCGATCTCGGCGCGCGGCGGCCGCGCGGTCGTCATGACGTACTGGAACCCGGTGCACCGCTACGGCGTCGACCGCTTCTCGCGGGACCTCGCCGCGGCGGGCGGGCTCGGCCTGATCACGCCGGACCTGATCCCGGACGAGGCCGGCGAGTGGATGACCGCGTCGGAGGCCCACGGCCTCGACCGGACGTTCCTGGTGGCGCCGTCGTCGTCGGAGGAGCGGCTCGCGAAGACGGCCGCCGCCTCCTCGGGGTTCATCTACGCGACCGCGGTGATGGGCGTGACCGGTGCTCGTGACCAGGTCGGCGCGGGTGCGGAGACGCTGGTCCGCCGCACGCGGGCGCACACGTCGCTCCCGATCGGCATCGGCCTCGGCGTGCGTTCGGGCGACCAGGCCGCCGAGGTGGCGTCGTTCGCGGACGCGGTGATCGTGGGCTCGGCCCTGGTCACGGCGGCGGCCGAGGGCCCCGCGGGGGTTCGCCGGCTGTCGGAGGAGCTGGCCGACGGCGTGCGCCGGGCGGTCGCCACCGCTTGA
- a CDS encoding MerR family transcriptional regulator, whose amino-acid sequence MTSYTPAQVTEKTGFTIDTLRYYERIGLLHHVGRTAGGRRVFTEQDVAFLQLLRCLRYTGMPVAEMLRFVELLRSGEATREERVDVLREHEQRVAAQIERLREHQDHIRFKIQLYSGAEELASAG is encoded by the coding sequence GTGACGTCCTACACCCCGGCCCAGGTGACCGAAAAGACCGGTTTCACGATCGACACCCTGCGCTACTACGAGCGCATCGGCCTGCTCCACCACGTCGGCCGCACGGCCGGCGGGAGGCGGGTGTTCACCGAGCAGGACGTGGCGTTCCTGCAGCTGCTGCGCTGCCTCCGCTACACGGGCATGCCGGTGGCGGAGATGCTGCGGTTCGTGGAGCTCCTGCGTTCCGGTGAGGCGACGCGCGAAGAGCGGGTCGACGTCCTGCGCGAGCACGAGCAGCGGGTGGCGGCGCAGATCGAGCGGCTGCGGGAGCACCAGGACCACATCCGCTTCAAGATCCAGCTGTACAGCGGCGCGGAGGAGCTGGCCTCGGCGGGCTGA